The following proteins come from a genomic window of Montipora foliosa isolate CH-2021 chromosome 2, ASM3666993v2, whole genome shotgun sequence:
- the LOC137990575 gene encoding forkhead box protein D2-like, with the protein MDTFRGLQQKSTLKTGFTTAMEIDKGKLLARPQEVDHFSISGSNLECDETNRNPQDNEVQTESNADNKKSRVNRKSRRRPPYSYIALIAMAIQNASDKRLTLDGICKFIRDRFPFYRDTYPSWKICIRNNLSLNDCFIKTGIKSDEPLKGNYWTLDPESYNMFENGSFLRRKTRFKRQDPNRMEAKAIVDPGRHGFSTALDFHNRVGSSSLVSQMSFSPLEPPTLASIAPFGLPFQYYSPSSSTDSLFVHSQLPYLPYYQSLNCTQCNLCETSKHFHPYLRL; encoded by the coding sequence ATGGATACCTTTCGAGGATTGCAACAAAAAAGTACTCTTAAGACTGGATTTACAACAGCAATGGAAATTGATAAAGGCAAATTATTGGCAAGACCTCAAGAGGTCGACCACTTTAGCATATCAGGAAGCAATTTGGAGTGTGATGAAACTAACCGCAACCCACAGGACAACGAGGTTCAGACTGAATCCAATGCAGATAACAAGAAATCACGCGTCAACCGCAAATCACGACGACGGCCTCCGTACTCATACATCGCGCTGATTGCAATGGCGATTCAAAACGCCTCTGACAAGCGGCTCACCTTGGACGGCATTTGCAAGTTTATCAGAGATAGGTTTCCCTTTTACCGCGACACCTACCCTTCGTGGAAGATCTGCATTCGAAACAACCTCTCACTCAACGACTGTTTCATCAAGACAGGAATAAAGTCTGACGAACCGCTCAAGGGAAACTACTGGACGCTGGATCCAGAAAGTTATAATATGTTTGAAAATGGTAGCTTTCTTCGAAGAAAAACCAGGTTCAAAAGACAGGATCCCAACAGAATGGAAGCAAAAGCCATTGTTGATCCAGGAAGGCACGGGTTCAGCACTGCTTTAGATTTTCACAATCGCGTTGGATCAAGCTCTTTGGTGTCACAGATGAGCTTTTCACCCCTTGAACCACCCACACTTGCAAGCATTGCACCTTTTGGTCTTCCCTTCCAGTACTACAGCCCTTCGTCTTCAACagattcattgtttgttcattctcaGTTACCATACTTACCATATTACCAAAGCCTGAACTGCACACAGTGCAATCTCTGTGAGACTTCAAAGCACTTCCATCCCTACTTGAGACTCTAG